From a region of the Gammaproteobacteria bacterium genome:
- a CDS encoding BlaI/MecI/CopY family transcriptional regulator, with product MSSPRPATASKVPEPTQSELDILNVLWQLGPSTVRNVHAALLEHDELAYTTVLSMLQVMYQKGLVSRDDSERAHVYKPALSRNQTQRQILTKLLHRVFEGSTTELVMQALGSAQPASLSEINKIRARLDELEGKRK from the coding sequence ATGTCGTCACCTAGACCCGCAACGGCAAGTAAAGTTCCCGAGCCCACGCAGAGCGAGCTCGACATCCTGAACGTGCTCTGGCAATTGGGACCGAGCACGGTACGCAACGTGCATGCCGCGCTGCTGGAGCACGATGAACTGGCCTACACCACCGTGCTTAGCATGCTGCAGGTCATGTATCAGAAAGGTCTCGTTTCGCGCGACGACTCCGAACGGGCTCACGTCTACAAACCGGCATTGAGCCGCAATCAAACGCAGCGCCAGATTCTCACCAAACTGTTGCATCGGGTATTCGAGGGATCCACAACCGAGTTGGTCATGCAGGCGCTGGGTTCCGCACAACCCGCGAGCCTGAGCGAAATCAACAAGATCCGGGCGCGTCTGGATGAACTGGAGGGCAAACGCAAATGA